AGGCTGTTGGTCTTGAGGTGAAAAATCAGTTTCCGGATAAAGTTGTTCTTTACCTGTCTTCTGAAAAATTTATCCAGCAGTTTATTTCTGCTGCCAAAGCACATAAACAGACAGAATTTGCAAATTTCTACCAGATGGTAGATGTTCTGATCATTGACGATATCCAGTTCCTGTCCGGTAAATCTGCCACGCAGGACAGCTTCTTCCATATATTTGACCACCTTCACCAGAACGGAAAACAAATTATTCTTACTTCAGATAAAGCTCCGGCTGATATCATGGATATTCAGGACAGAATCGTTTCCCGTTTCAAATGGGGACTTTCTGCAGAGATTAAATCTCCTGATTTGTCTACAAGAAGACAGATCATTGAAGATAAATTAAGCAGAGACGGAATCGTTCTTCCGGGAGATATGCTTGATTTCCTTGCCGCTGAAGCAAAAACAAATGTAAGAGAGCTGATCGGGGTAATCAATTCCGTGATTGCTTATTCTACAGTATATAAGAGAGATCTGAGTCTTGAATTGCTGAAAGAAACAATCAACAGAATCGCTGCTAATCAGAAGAAAGTCATTAACATTCCTTATATTCAGGAAGTGGTATGTGACTATTTCGGAATCAAAAAAGAACAGCTTCTTTCTAAAACAAGAAAAAGAGAGATTGCTTTGCCAAGACAGCTGGCGATGTACTTCTCAAAAGAATTTACCAATTCTACTTTCACTAAGATCGGAGAAGAAATGGGCGGAAAAGATCATTCAACGGTAATGTATGCTTGTGACACGATCAAGGATGTATCAAAAATTGATAAAGAAGTTAAGAAATACGTAAAAGATCTTACAGAAAGAATCAAGCAGTAAAAAATAACTGAATTAAAAATAATAAAAATGAAGAATAGTTTTATTCTTCATTTTTTATTTAGTTTTGTTAAAAGAGGAATTTAGAATTTCTTTTTCATTTTTTAATTAAAGAATATATGAATATTTTGATGGTTTGCCTGGGGAATATCTGCAGAAGTCCTTTGGCAGAAGGAATTATGAAAGAAAAGCTCGGGAATGGGGTAATTGATTCCGCAGGAACAATATCACTTCACGAAGGAGAGCATCCTGATAAAAGGGCTGTTAAAACAGCGGCCAGTCATGGAATTGATATCTCAAAACAGAAGTCCAGGCCCATTACCAACGCAGATTTTGAAAACTTTGACAAGATCTACTGTATGGATATTGATGTGTATGAAGACGTAATTTCAAAAGCAGGAAATGAAGAGCAACGCCAAAAAGTTTCTCTGTTTCTGGAAGCTTTAGGTGACCACAAAAATGCAGAAGTTCCAGATCCTTACTGGGGCGGAATGGATGATTTTGAAAACGTTTTCCAGCTTTTGGATAAAGGATGTGACGCCATCTTAAAACAGATGAAATAAAAGGGGGAAATTGTATCTGTTGCTTAATATTGAACCACTATTTTTTTATTCCCTCACTTAAAAAACGAACTATAAAACAATAAAATGCTTTTTTTACTCCCAGCCTACCTTTCGGAAAATACTTCTATCACTCATTTCTCACCTGTGATAAAAGAATATATCATGCAAACCGATTATTTCTTTGTAGAAAATGAAAAAACAGCCAGAAAAGTCGTTAAATTCTTTGCTCCTGAAAAGAAACAGTCAGATCTGAAACTGTTTTTACTGGATAAGTACACCGAAAATGCAGATATTAAAGAAGCGCAAAATCTGATGTTGAAAGGACAGGATTTCGGGTTACTTTCCGAAGCCGGATTACCTTGTATTGCCGATCCGGGAAACCTGATCGTAAAATGGTGCCACGAGAAAAATATCAGAATAATTCCTATTTCCGGACCTTCATCTATTATCCTTGCGCTGATTTCAAGTGGATTCAACGGGCAGGAATTTACCTTCCACGGTTATCTGCCGATTGATAAAAGTGAAAAGAAAAAACAGATTCTTCATCTGGAAAGCCTGGTGCAGAAAACAGGGTATTCGCAGATCTTTATGGAAACCCCATACAGAAATAACCAGCTTTTTGAAGACCTGACAAAATTCCTTTCCCCCAATACCAAACTCTGTATTGCAGCCAATATCAATGATCCTGAACATGAATTTATTCAGACCAAAACCATAGCCAACTGGAAGAAAGCCCTGCCAGAACTGCATAAAGTTCCGGCTGTTTTTGTTCTCGGAAAATGATTTATGCTGTATGAAGTATAAGATGAAAGTTTGGTTTGAGATATAATCTGATGTGTTGCATGAAGTTGAAAATCTTTGACTTTTTGGCATCGTGATCTGAAAAACTTAGTTATCTTAGTTAAAAGGCTAACGCTCAAATTTCAAACCTCAAATCTCAAATCATTCAAAGCATGAATAACGTACAAAATTTACATACAGAGGAAGAAGATGCTGTACCATTTGGTACTTTGATTGCCAATGATGTTGCAGATCAGCTGCAGAACGGTCATTTTTTAGGTTATCGTCACCGTGATTACTGCGGAATGGGAATGCAGTCAGATGAAAACCAAAGGTTTTTCTACGGAGAAATATATGATGGTGATCTTAATAACCCGAAAATATTTGAAAATAGGGATCTGTTTGTTTCCTGGCTTTCCATGCAGTCCACAGCTTCATTGGCTCGGCTGGATGATGAAGAGTTTTATAAAGGGAATCAGGTAATCACAAGAAAACGCCTGTTGGAGTTCATTCAATAAAAATATATAACAATCTCTGCTATGGAAAAACTGACTACTTCAATGATTCTGCTAAGTGTTGCACTTTTCATGATTTCCTGCAGTCCTGATGCCGCAAAAAAGACAAAATCAGCAATATCCAATGATGTAAAGAAAACAGAACCTCTTTGCTGGAAGGATATCAGGGCCGGAGAACTTCCCCCGGCAGGTGCTTATGATGCCATCGACAGTCTCGTGAAAAAATGGGATCTATGTTACGAAAGGATAGAAACCGGATGCGATATAACCGACAGCACCCGGAAAATTCAAAAAGAAGCAGACCGTACCAATGAAGTCTATTTCAAAAGTCTTGAGAAAAAACTGGGCAAGAACTGGAAACAGCATTTTGATAAGGAACTGCGTGTATCAGACAGCATCAACTGGATAAAAATCAGTGAGCACATCAGGAGTATGAATGAATGATATCGTTAAAGTTAGTTTATCTTTATTGCTGCTTTTTAAAAACAGAATCTGCATGATTTATTTTTTTCTTCGTGCTTTCCATTTTCTCCAGAGAAATACTACTAAAGGAATAAACAAAAGGAAAGGCCAGAAAGAAACAATCCCCAGGAGGAAGCCTACAAAACTGTTCCAGCCTTCTGTAAGAGAATCGGAAAACCTGCTTCCAAATCCTATTTTTGAAGTGGTGGAGCTCCTTGCCTTTTCCTTATACAGAGAGAGCTCCAAAGTGCTGTAATTGACCCGGTCGTCAATAAAACGCAGTGTGCCTTCAGCCACATCAATTTCATCTTCCAGCCCACGGATTTTCTCCTGAATTTCAAGTATGTCTTTTGTAGTGGATGCATTTCTGAGCAGATCACGGTACTTTTCAAGATAGATTTTTTTATTGGCCAGTTTTATTGAAACATCAGTATATTCCTCAGTAACATCATTGGAGGAAATATTTTTAGACAGGATAGATCCCACACCGTCCGAGAAAGAATTGATAAGCTTATCAAAATTCTGATGGGGAACACGGATCATCATAGACAGGTTTTCGTCCGTATCGGTATTCCGAAACTGTTCCTGTTGAATATAGGCGTTACTTTTCTTTAGGATCTCTGCAGTTTGGTTTTGTGCTTTTTTCAGGTCACCTACTTGAATGGTCATTTTCCCGTTTTTAATGATCTTTTTAGAGATCGTATCTGTTTTATGATGGCTTAATGGTGGAGCAGGCATATTTTCGTCTGAATCTGTTTTCGCAGAAATAGTAAGATGATTGGTCATTTCTTTTTCCAGAGGAGGATCTGCCATTGTGACTGCTTGGGGATCAGATTGGCTGCAACTCATTAATATAATACTTAATGATAATGCTGAAAATATTTTTTTCATGGTTAAGTTTTTATGAATATTAACAAAAATCATACTTAAATGCTTTTTTTTATTGTAAGATGTTATTGTTTTTATAGAAATTGTTGCGTAATATGTATTGCGTGGTTGAGGTAAAAAATCTGCGCAATCCACGAGAAAAATAAAAAACACACCAATACTGTTTTCGTAAACGCAAAACCTGATTTATAGGCATTACTGATTAAATGATTAAAGAAACGCGACTTCATCATTCATGAAGCTTGCTGCTAAATGTCCGCTTCATGGAATCAATAGAGTTGATCCTACGTTTTGCGTGGTAAGTTTGCAATATATTGGTTACATTTGTGCTATGTCTGCACTAGAAAAATTCGGGGTTGAAATTTTTACCCAGCATAATATTTTCGAGAGAATTTCTGCGGATAAGCCTTTCCGTCCGGAAAATCCTGCCTTTATCTTTATCAAATCAGGATCTATAAAACTACGTCAGCATTTCAGTGACCTGGAGCTTTCTGCGAATATGTTTATGGTAACTGATCCACAGACTATTTATGAAATGGTTTCCGTGAGTGATGATTTCCAGTCCAGGATGGTTTCCTATAAAAGAGAATTTATTTCGGCATTATCATTGAAATTCAACAGACTGATCACCTACCGTTATTTCAGACAGCAGATGAATAAAGGAGTTCCTTTTCCGGAGGATGAAATGGAAGTGGTCTGGAAAAGTGTTAATTTCCTGAAATATATTTTAGATTCCGAAACGGAAATGCTGTATAAAAAAGAGATGGTGGAACATCTGTTCTCTGTTTTTTGCTACCAGATGGCCGGTATTATTTCTAAAGAAGACAACTATTCCATGAACCAGATGTCCAGGCAGGAGGAAATTGTTTTTGTTTTTCTTACCGATCTTGCAGAACATCATCTTACCGAAAGAACCGTGGAATTCTATGCCGAGCGCCAGTCGATTACAACCAGACATCTTTCATCAGTGGTAAAATCCATTACCGGAAAATCAGCAAGCCAGATCATTGCTTTGATCGTAATGAATGAGGCGAAAGTACTTTTAAACTCTTCCAAAAAACCGGTTTCTGAGGTGTCGTCTATTCTCGGATTCAGTGATCAGTACTCGTTTTCGCACTTTTTTAAAAAGCATATGGAAGTGAGCCCAAGCCAGTACAGACATCAGTTTGAAAATTAAAATCTTACATTTGAACATCTTTTTCCAATAATCAAACATTTGTTTGAATTATGAACTGCTGTAACTTTGTTCCCGTAAAACAAGGTACAATGACAAAGAATGTAAAAACGGCACTATCATTCGTGATAGCTCTATTCCCTGCGCTGTTTTTTTCACAACAGACGCGGGAAATGACGGCAGATGAAGTCGCCGAAATGGCAGTACAAAACCATCAGCAGTTAAAAGTTTCCGCTCAGAATATAGACATTGCCAAACAGAATACTAATGTGGCAAAGCTTCAAAAGCTTCCTACCGTTACGGCTTCTACGAGCCAGTTCTATTTAGGAAATGCGGTAGCTATTGATAAAGACTTTTCAAATTCCACCAAAGTTCCGATGCCTCACTACGGAAGTTCCTATGCGGTACAGGCTACCCAGCTGATCTTTAAAGGTGGATTGGTAACTAAATCTATTGAGGTAGCAGGTCTCCGTGAGCAGCTTTCTGAACTGGATCTGGAAAAAAACAGACAGGATGTGAAATTTCTCGTGATTTCCAATTATCTGGATGTGTATAAGATTATGAACCAGGAATCCGTATTTCAGAACAACAAAAAACTGGCTCAGGAACGTCTCAAAAATATTCAGAAATTCTATCAGCAGGGAATGGTAACCCGAAACGAGGTGATCCGTGGCGAATTGGCCATCAAAAACCTTGATCAGGGAATCCTTACGCTGGGCAATAACAGAAAAATCCTGAATTATAATCTAAATATTGCATTAGGACTTCCGTCTGACACAGAGATCATCCCCGTGGAAAGCTTAACGGATAAAGAATCGGGAATAGGAATGGATTACTACCTGAATCTA
This region of Chryseobacterium vaccae genomic DNA includes:
- a CDS encoding SAM-dependent methyltransferase; this encodes MLFLLPAYLSENTSITHFSPVIKEYIMQTDYFFVENEKTARKVVKFFAPEKKQSDLKLFLLDKYTENADIKEAQNLMLKGQDFGLLSEAGLPCIADPGNLIVKWCHEKNIRIIPISGPSSIILALISSGFNGQEFTFHGYLPIDKSEKKKQILHLESLVQKTGYSQIFMETPYRNNQLFEDLTKFLSPNTKLCIAANINDPEHEFIQTKTIANWKKALPELHKVPAVFVLGK
- a CDS encoding DUF4349 domain-containing protein, which translates into the protein MKKIFSALSLSIILMSCSQSDPQAVTMADPPLEKEMTNHLTISAKTDSDENMPAPPLSHHKTDTISKKIIKNGKMTIQVGDLKKAQNQTAEILKKSNAYIQQEQFRNTDTDENLSMMIRVPHQNFDKLINSFSDGVGSILSKNISSNDVTEEYTDVSIKLANKKIYLEKYRDLLRNASTTKDILEIQEKIRGLEDEIDVAEGTLRFIDDRVNYSTLELSLYKEKARSSTTSKIGFGSRFSDSLTEGWNSFVGFLLGIVSFWPFLLFIPLVVFLWRKWKARRKK
- a CDS encoding TolC family protein, which codes for MTKNVKTALSFVIALFPALFFSQQTREMTADEVAEMAVQNHQQLKVSAQNIDIAKQNTNVAKLQKLPTVTASTSQFYLGNAVAIDKDFSNSTKVPMPHYGSSYAVQATQLIFKGGLVTKSIEVAGLREQLSELDLEKNRQDVKFLVISNYLDVYKIMNQESVFQNNKKLAQERLKNIQKFYQQGMVTRNEVIRGELAIKNLDQGILTLGNNRKILNYNLNIALGLPSDTEIIPVESLTDKESGIGMDYYLNLAHESNPQLKSAQKNIDLVSKNIEIIKTDQMPTLAGFGGYTLQRPITTRNPVLDMYSGGWQAGVSLSYNIDNLYRTKEKVKLGELQKTQAGDAMTLVQQNVDMAINAAYVKYQEAIQQAEILNDSKRLAEENYKITEAKYLNQLAVQAEMIDAQNQKLQSELDYANGEINVLYQYYNLIKASGTL
- a CDS encoding low molecular weight protein-tyrosine-phosphatase produces the protein MNILMVCLGNICRSPLAEGIMKEKLGNGVIDSAGTISLHEGEHPDKRAVKTAASHGIDISKQKSRPITNADFENFDKIYCMDIDVYEDVISKAGNEEQRQKVSLFLEALGDHKNAEVPDPYWGGMDDFENVFQLLDKGCDAILKQMK
- a CDS encoding helix-turn-helix domain-containing protein, with protein sequence MSALEKFGVEIFTQHNIFERISADKPFRPENPAFIFIKSGSIKLRQHFSDLELSANMFMVTDPQTIYEMVSVSDDFQSRMVSYKREFISALSLKFNRLITYRYFRQQMNKGVPFPEDEMEVVWKSVNFLKYILDSETEMLYKKEMVEHLFSVFCYQMAGIISKEDNYSMNQMSRQEEIVFVFLTDLAEHHLTERTVEFYAERQSITTRHLSSVVKSITGKSASQIIALIVMNEAKVLLNSSKKPVSEVSSILGFSDQYSFSHFFKKHMEVSPSQYRHQFEN
- the dnaA gene encoding chromosomal replication initiator protein DnaA; its protein translation is MDENLMMIWQKCLQFMRDNLNAAEDNSDLKKLEKSFDMLFDKVQPISLVANNLTLIVPSDFYKEYIEDNYLSLLSAALKKNIGKGVKLWYSVMENRPKGQEKPVTMNIKGQSVPTPKTQETMPQGFSANIVNPFVVPGIRKVNIDSNLKPDYSFDSYVEGESNKFAATVARSIAKRPGATAFNPLFLYGGYGVGKTHLGQAVGLEVKNQFPDKVVLYLSSEKFIQQFISAAKAHKQTEFANFYQMVDVLIIDDIQFLSGKSATQDSFFHIFDHLHQNGKQIILTSDKAPADIMDIQDRIVSRFKWGLSAEIKSPDLSTRRQIIEDKLSRDGIVLPGDMLDFLAAEAKTNVRELIGVINSVIAYSTVYKRDLSLELLKETINRIAANQKKVINIPYIQEVVCDYFGIKKEQLLSKTRKREIALPRQLAMYFSKEFTNSTFTKIGEEMGGKDHSTVMYACDTIKDVSKIDKEVKKYVKDLTERIKQ